One segment of Primulina tabacum isolate GXHZ01 chromosome 6, ASM2559414v2, whole genome shotgun sequence DNA contains the following:
- the LOC142547960 gene encoding uncharacterized protein LOC142547960 yields MDKVIVAIDESEESFFALQWLLLNLDMKSLNIIHVLEPFPHYVFPGVQVVFPATSITQSANRVRRENAEALLAHAAHMCSRSARVKKANTSILEGDPKEMICEAAEEMHADLIVVGSRGLGKIKRAFLGSVSDYVVHHAKCPVLIVKPPDASPQ; encoded by the exons ATGGATAAGGTGATAGTGGCGATCGATGAGAGCGAGGAGAGTTTCTTTGCCCTCCAATGGCTACTCCTAAACTTGGATATGAAATCACTCAATATCATCCATGTCTTGGAGCCTTTCCCTCACTATGTCTTTCCAGGAGTCCAAG TTGTGTTTCCTGCAACATCGATAACTCAATCTGCGAACAGAGTTCGACGAGAGAATGCTGAAGCCCTACTTGCTCACGCAGCTCACATGTGTTCAAGATCAGCACGA GTGAAAAAAGCAAACACATCAATCCTCGAAGGTGATCCAAAGGAAATGATATGTGAAGCTGCAGAGGAAATGCATGCCGATCTCATTGTTGTAGGTAGCCGCGGCCTTGGTAAAATCAAGAG GGCTTTCTTAGGAAGTGTGAGTGACTACGTGGTTCACCACGCAAAGTGTCCTGTGCTCATAGTAAAGCCACCGGATGCATCTCCACAATAG
- the LOC142548476 gene encoding uncharacterized protein LOC142548476 isoform X2 — MVVKMMRWRPWPPLISRKYEVKLTVQRLEGCDWVHEGEEEEDNGGLAVEIRWKGPKISLGSFRRTVKRNFTRIEAVKQGLNGGVLVAWGEEFQNVCSFSGYKDSVFHPWEINFTVLHTQGVKSKFSVIGLAALNLADCASKTDGRVTEVKIPLAVSSTAVEHCPLLCISLSLLELRSAQDTLELVSSPIVPVPSPSVSGESSTEKDEVSALKAGLRKVRIFTEYVSSQRAKKAFHDDEGGEGRCSAKSEEGEFAYPYDADLAEESEGESEENKGDPKFRNSFSYGTLAHANYAGVSFYSTARINSEDEDWIYYSNRRRSDVGCSLKEELGSTFTEQSLPQNSKRSILPWKKRKLSFRSPKAAKGEPLLKKSYGEEGGDDIDFDRRQLSSDESLSSGWHKIDEFSNSNQSPVSEFGGDSFAVGTWEQKEIVSRDGRMKIQTQVFFASIDQRSERAAGESACTALVAVIADWLQNNSDLMPIKSQFDSLIRDGSFEWRKLCENEVYMERFPDKHFDLETIHQAKIRDLVVVPGKSFIGFFHPDKIVGGNFDFLQSAMSFDNIWDEINRSLKTDAQVFIVSWNDHFFVLKVEKNAYYIIDTLGERLHEGCNQAYILKFDRNTTIYKLPNTEQPLEEKPIDEQAAVSSAPESLNLSAQPISSSEDFKEETSVTRPEEPMKDEPEEEVVCQGKESCKEYIKSFLAAIPIRELQEDIKKGLTMSTPLHHRLQIEFNFTQLRQPASSADVTTIHEVAASYYLNTAPRTWQLYNLVV; from the exons ATGGTGGTGAAGATGATGAGGTGGAGGCCGTGGCCGCCTCTGATTTCAAGGAAGTATGAGGTTAAACTCACAGTGCAGAGGCTCGAGGGTTGTGATTGGGTGCATGAGGGTGAAGAGGAGGAGGATAATGGTGGCCTTGCGGTGGAGATCAGGTGGAAGGGTCCCAAGATTTCGCTGGGTTCATTCAGGAGGACTGTTAAAAGAAATTTTACCAGAATAGAGGCTGTGAAACAGGGCCTAAACGGCGGGGTTTTGGTGGCGTGGGGCGAGGAATTTCAGAATGTTTGTAGTTTTTCTGGGTACAAGGATAGCGTGTTTCATCCCTGGGAGATCAATTTTACTGTTTTGCAT ACTCAAGGAGTGAAGAGCAAGTTTTCTGTCATTGGTTTGGCAGCCCTAAACCTTGCTGATTGTGCTTCAAAGACTGATGGCCGTGTGACTGAAGTCAAAATTCCTTTGGCAGTTTCTAGCACTGCGGTGGAGCATTGTCCTCTGCTCTGT ATATCTCTCAGCTTGTTGGAACTTAGAAGTGCACAAGACACACTGGAATTGGTTTCAAGTCCAATTGTGCCTGTTCCATCCCCTTCGGTATCCGGAGAATCTTCCACGGAGAAAGATGAGGTTTCGGCCCTTAAAGCTGGTCTCAGAAAGGTTAGAATTTTTACCGAGTATGTGTCATCTCAAAGAGCCAAAAAAGCCTTCCATGATGATGAGGGTGGCGAGGGCAGGTGCTCTGCCAAGAGCGAAGAGGGTGAATTTGCTTACCCGTATGATGCAGACTTGGCTGAAGAGTCTGAAGGAGAATCCGAGGAAAACAAGGGAGATCCAAAATTTCGGAATTCATTTAGTTATGGCACGTTGGCACATGCCAATTACGCAGGCGTGTCATTTTACTCCACTGCAAGAATCAACAGTGAGGATGAGGACTGGATTTACTATAGCAACCGCCGTAGATCAGATGTTGGCTGCTCACTGAAAGAGGAACTGGGATCAACTTTCACGGAGCAGTCTTTACCACAGAACTCTAAACGTAGTATTTTACCTTGGAAGAAAAGGAAGCTAAGTTTTAGGTCCCCTAAAGCAGCTAAAGGCGAGCCATTGCTGAAGAAATCATATGGAGAAGAAGGTGGAGATGATATAGACTTTGATCGAAGGCAACTGAGTTCTGATGAGTCACTCTCTTCTGGG TGGCATAAAATTGATGAATTCTCAAATTCAAACCAATCACCAGTTTCCGAGTTTGGTGGTGATAGTTTTGCTGTCGGCACTTGGGAGCAGAAAGAAATAGTTAGCAGGGATGGACGTATGAAGATTCAAACACAAGTCTTCTTTGCCTCCATTGATCAGCGAAGTGAACGGGCTGCAGGAGAAAGTGCTTGTACAGCCCTTGTTGCTGTTATTGCTGACTGGTTGCAGAACAATTCTGATCTAATGCCTATAAAATCACAGTTCGATAGCTTGATCAGAGATGGCTCCTTTGAATGGAGAAAACTTTGTGAGAATGAAGTGTACATGGAACGGTTCCCAGACAAGCACTTTGATCTTGAGACAATTCATCAAGCTAAAATTCGTGATCTTGTTGTAGTTCCTGGAAAGTCATTTATCGGGTTTTTTCACCCGGACAAAATTGTGGgtggaaactttgattttttgcAAAGCGCTATGTCTTTCGACAATATCTGGGACGAAATTAACCGTTCATTGAAAACCGATGCCCAAGTTTTCATCGTCAGTTGGAATGACCATTTTTTCGTCCTCAAGGTTGAGAAAAACGCCTATTATATCATCGACACACTAGGTGAGCGACTCCATGAGGGATGCAACCAGGCATACATACTGAAATTCGACAGGAATACAACTATCTATAAACTGCCAAATACAGAACAACCATTGGAAGAGAAACCCATCGATGAGCAGGCTGCCGTTTCATCAGCACCGGAGTCTTTGAACCTGAGTGCTCAGCCAATCAGCTCAAGTGAAGATTTCAAAGAAGAAACATCGGTTACAAGACCCGAGGAACCAATGAAAGACGAACCCGAAGAAGAGGTGGTTTGTCAAGGCAAAGAATCGTGCAAAGAGTACATAAAGAGTTTCTTGGCTGCAATTCCAATTAGAGAACTACAGGAAGATATCAAGAAAGGTTTAACAATGTCAACACCCCTTCATCATCGACTACAGATCGAGTTTAACTTCACACAATTACGACAACCAGCGTCATCAGCTGATGTTACCACAATACATGAGGTTGCTGCTAGCTACTACTTAAATACTGCGCCAAGAACCTGGCAGCTGTACAATTTAGTAGTCTGA
- the LOC142547961 gene encoding dihydroneopterin aldolase 2-like translates to MTSSGNAYVETTMGDKLVLRGLKFHGFHGVKPEERVLGQKFLIDVDAWMDLQAAGNSDDLSDTISYTAIYRIVKEIVEGSPHNLLESVAQLIASSTLCKFPQISAVRVQVGKPHVAVVGPVDYLGVEIIRYRKNEGQS, encoded by the exons ATGACGTCATCCGGCAATG CTTATGTAGAAACGACTATGGGTGACAAGCTTGTATTAAGGGGTTTAAAGTTCCATGGGTTCCACGGGGTAAAGCCCGAAGAACGGGTGTTGGGTCAGAAATTCTTGATAGATGTAGATGCCTGGATGGATCTTCAGGCTGCGGGTAATTCGGACGACCTATCAGATACCATCAGTTATACTGCTATATACCG CATTGTTAAAGAAATCGTCGAGGGTTCACCTCACAATCTTCTCGAATCCGTAGCTCAGCTGATAGCTTCCTCAACCTTGTGCAAGTTCCCCCAGATATCTGCAGTTCGTGTACAGGTAGGAAAGCCACATGTTGCTGTGGTTGGCCCTGTTGACTACCTTGGCGTCGAGATCATTAGATATAGGAAAAACGAAGGACAAAGCTAA
- the LOC142548476 gene encoding uncharacterized protein LOC142548476 isoform X1: MVVKMMRWRPWPPLISRKYEVKLTVQRLEGCDWVHEGEEEEDNGGLAVEIRWKGPKISLGSFRRTVKRNFTRIEAVKQGLNGGVLVAWGEEFQNVCSFSGYKDSVFHPWEINFTVLHEQTQGVKSKFSVIGLAALNLADCASKTDGRVTEVKIPLAVSSTAVEHCPLLCISLSLLELRSAQDTLELVSSPIVPVPSPSVSGESSTEKDEVSALKAGLRKVRIFTEYVSSQRAKKAFHDDEGGEGRCSAKSEEGEFAYPYDADLAEESEGESEENKGDPKFRNSFSYGTLAHANYAGVSFYSTARINSEDEDWIYYSNRRRSDVGCSLKEELGSTFTEQSLPQNSKRSILPWKKRKLSFRSPKAAKGEPLLKKSYGEEGGDDIDFDRRQLSSDESLSSGWHKIDEFSNSNQSPVSEFGGDSFAVGTWEQKEIVSRDGRMKIQTQVFFASIDQRSERAAGESACTALVAVIADWLQNNSDLMPIKSQFDSLIRDGSFEWRKLCENEVYMERFPDKHFDLETIHQAKIRDLVVVPGKSFIGFFHPDKIVGGNFDFLQSAMSFDNIWDEINRSLKTDAQVFIVSWNDHFFVLKVEKNAYYIIDTLGERLHEGCNQAYILKFDRNTTIYKLPNTEQPLEEKPIDEQAAVSSAPESLNLSAQPISSSEDFKEETSVTRPEEPMKDEPEEEVVCQGKESCKEYIKSFLAAIPIRELQEDIKKGLTMSTPLHHRLQIEFNFTQLRQPASSADVTTIHEVAASYYLNTAPRTWQLYNLVV, encoded by the exons ATGGTGGTGAAGATGATGAGGTGGAGGCCGTGGCCGCCTCTGATTTCAAGGAAGTATGAGGTTAAACTCACAGTGCAGAGGCTCGAGGGTTGTGATTGGGTGCATGAGGGTGAAGAGGAGGAGGATAATGGTGGCCTTGCGGTGGAGATCAGGTGGAAGGGTCCCAAGATTTCGCTGGGTTCATTCAGGAGGACTGTTAAAAGAAATTTTACCAGAATAGAGGCTGTGAAACAGGGCCTAAACGGCGGGGTTTTGGTGGCGTGGGGCGAGGAATTTCAGAATGTTTGTAGTTTTTCTGGGTACAAGGATAGCGTGTTTCATCCCTGGGAGATCAATTTTACTGTTTTGCAT GAGCAGACTCAAGGAGTGAAGAGCAAGTTTTCTGTCATTGGTTTGGCAGCCCTAAACCTTGCTGATTGTGCTTCAAAGACTGATGGCCGTGTGACTGAAGTCAAAATTCCTTTGGCAGTTTCTAGCACTGCGGTGGAGCATTGTCCTCTGCTCTGT ATATCTCTCAGCTTGTTGGAACTTAGAAGTGCACAAGACACACTGGAATTGGTTTCAAGTCCAATTGTGCCTGTTCCATCCCCTTCGGTATCCGGAGAATCTTCCACGGAGAAAGATGAGGTTTCGGCCCTTAAAGCTGGTCTCAGAAAGGTTAGAATTTTTACCGAGTATGTGTCATCTCAAAGAGCCAAAAAAGCCTTCCATGATGATGAGGGTGGCGAGGGCAGGTGCTCTGCCAAGAGCGAAGAGGGTGAATTTGCTTACCCGTATGATGCAGACTTGGCTGAAGAGTCTGAAGGAGAATCCGAGGAAAACAAGGGAGATCCAAAATTTCGGAATTCATTTAGTTATGGCACGTTGGCACATGCCAATTACGCAGGCGTGTCATTTTACTCCACTGCAAGAATCAACAGTGAGGATGAGGACTGGATTTACTATAGCAACCGCCGTAGATCAGATGTTGGCTGCTCACTGAAAGAGGAACTGGGATCAACTTTCACGGAGCAGTCTTTACCACAGAACTCTAAACGTAGTATTTTACCTTGGAAGAAAAGGAAGCTAAGTTTTAGGTCCCCTAAAGCAGCTAAAGGCGAGCCATTGCTGAAGAAATCATATGGAGAAGAAGGTGGAGATGATATAGACTTTGATCGAAGGCAACTGAGTTCTGATGAGTCACTCTCTTCTGGG TGGCATAAAATTGATGAATTCTCAAATTCAAACCAATCACCAGTTTCCGAGTTTGGTGGTGATAGTTTTGCTGTCGGCACTTGGGAGCAGAAAGAAATAGTTAGCAGGGATGGACGTATGAAGATTCAAACACAAGTCTTCTTTGCCTCCATTGATCAGCGAAGTGAACGGGCTGCAGGAGAAAGTGCTTGTACAGCCCTTGTTGCTGTTATTGCTGACTGGTTGCAGAACAATTCTGATCTAATGCCTATAAAATCACAGTTCGATAGCTTGATCAGAGATGGCTCCTTTGAATGGAGAAAACTTTGTGAGAATGAAGTGTACATGGAACGGTTCCCAGACAAGCACTTTGATCTTGAGACAATTCATCAAGCTAAAATTCGTGATCTTGTTGTAGTTCCTGGAAAGTCATTTATCGGGTTTTTTCACCCGGACAAAATTGTGGgtggaaactttgattttttgcAAAGCGCTATGTCTTTCGACAATATCTGGGACGAAATTAACCGTTCATTGAAAACCGATGCCCAAGTTTTCATCGTCAGTTGGAATGACCATTTTTTCGTCCTCAAGGTTGAGAAAAACGCCTATTATATCATCGACACACTAGGTGAGCGACTCCATGAGGGATGCAACCAGGCATACATACTGAAATTCGACAGGAATACAACTATCTATAAACTGCCAAATACAGAACAACCATTGGAAGAGAAACCCATCGATGAGCAGGCTGCCGTTTCATCAGCACCGGAGTCTTTGAACCTGAGTGCTCAGCCAATCAGCTCAAGTGAAGATTTCAAAGAAGAAACATCGGTTACAAGACCCGAGGAACCAATGAAAGACGAACCCGAAGAAGAGGTGGTTTGTCAAGGCAAAGAATCGTGCAAAGAGTACATAAAGAGTTTCTTGGCTGCAATTCCAATTAGAGAACTACAGGAAGATATCAAGAAAGGTTTAACAATGTCAACACCCCTTCATCATCGACTACAGATCGAGTTTAACTTCACACAATTACGACAACCAGCGTCATCAGCTGATGTTACCACAATACATGAGGTTGCTGCTAGCTACTACTTAAATACTGCGCCAAGAACCTGGCAGCTGTACAATTTAGTAGTCTGA
- the LOC142547959 gene encoding uncharacterized protein LOC142547959 codes for MAQSLQSMDTGGEPPQKSDGAPAEGMEPQPLMLSESKKLNLLVAIDESDGSFYALRWALDHFFTNLAAGESSMVTLVNVQPLFQPFIYPAGPIVYATPAVTESVKQAQQQNSAAILRRGLQMCKEKKIKAETLILEGDPKEKICLAAEQLHADILVVGSRGLGTIKRALLGSVSNYCAHHVHCPVLIVKPPTKVGHE; via the exons ATGGCCCAAAGTCTACAATCTATGGACACAGGAGGGGAGCCGCCGCAGAAGAGTGATGGGGCGCCAGCTGAGGGAATGGAGCCGCAGCCCTTGATGTTGTCGGAGTCAAAGAAATTGAATTTGTTGGTGGCTATTGACGAGAGCGACGGAAGTTTCTACGCCCTGAGATGGGCTCTTGACCATTTTTTCACTAATTTGGCTGCCGGAGAGTCAAGCATGGTCACTCTAGTCAATGTCCAGCCTCTTTTCCAGCCCTTCATCTACCCTGCCGGGCCAA tTGTCTACGCGACACCAGCAGTGACTGAATCTGTGAAGCAAGCCCAGCAACAAAATTCTGCGGCTATACTTCGTCGTGGTTTGCAGATGTGCAAAGAGAAGAAG ATAAAGGCAGAAACTTTGATTCTTGAAGGAGATCCAAAAGAAAAGATATGTTTAGCCGCTGAACAATTGCATGCTGATATCTTAGTTGTTGGAAGCCGTGGTCTCGGCACCATTAAAAG AGCATTGCTGGGAAGTGTCAGCAATTACTGTGCTCACCATGTTCATTGCCCAGTTCTTATTGTGAAGCCGCCTACGAAAGTTGGTCATGAGTAA